ATTCCGCTGTCCGCTTCTGGGTGGCGGCCAACATCGCCCGCCTGCTGCTGACCGGCCCCGAAAGGGACGCCGCGGAGCGGATACTCTTCGAGCAGGGGGCACAGTGGCGGGAGCTGCGACTGGACTACCGGTACGCGAACGCCGCCACCCGCGAGGAACTGCGCCGGGGGATCGGAGACTGGGACGACTCTGGCCGCGGCGGCGGCGCGGTGTGGCGTGCCGAGCGCGCGGTCGAGGTTGAGGACTTCGAGGTCTGGCTGGTCGACCGCGGCCGTGCGGCCGAGCGCATGAACCTCCCGCCGGGGTGGCTGGTGCGCACCCCACCGACCTGGCGCGTCAGCGCCGTCGGCGGGCACGGCGCCGCACTGATGGAGCCGTACGCCGGGTGGGTGGCGGCAGGCCGGCTGCTCGTCTTCACCTCCGGCGGGACTCCGGGAGTGTGGCCACTAACCCGGGGAAACGGCGGGCGGATGCGGCCGGTGGAGGGCATCGAGCCGGTTGTCGCGGCCGCAGCAAAACTCGCCCCCGCCCAGGCCAGCACCTTCATCGAAGCGATGCTCCTCGACTGGAGCGACGACGGAGAAGCCGATCTCATGCCGGTCCCAGCCGTCCTGCGGCTGCCCGCCTCGCAGGCCTACAACTTCGGCTACATCGACGCCGCACAGCGCAGCAGCCTCATGGCACAGGCCCGCGTAGCGACCCTGGAATCGATGAACGACGTCCTGAACCACCTGCACGACGACTTCTACCGCGCCCGCCTCGAGGCGGCCAGGGACAGCGGAAGCGTCACGGACTTCCGCCGGCTCGCACGCTGGGCCCGCGTGCACTTCAGCCCCAGCCCCGCGACATGGCCGTGGCCGGGCGGCCCGGTCGCCCACGAAGTCGTCGCAGGCACCCGGCCGGAGATCGTTCACTGGCTGGCCACCCACGCCCACCGGACGACGGCCACGCTGCTCCAGCATTCGATGGGCGAAGCATGGAACGCGGCCTTCGACCACCGCCCGCCGAGCTTCTGGACTGACATGTGACACCGACCATTACTAAAAGCGAGAGAGCACCGCTTTTCATGGGGGACATGACGATCCCGTTCCTGCCCCCGCTCTCCGCACTCGGTGCGATCCAGCGCGTCCTGCTGGTCACCCTCCTCACTCCGGCCGTCTTGCTCGCCCTGACCGCCGCAGTCCCCGCGCTGATCGTGCTGCCGTTCCTGCCGGGCGGAACCGACCGCGCCATCGCCCTGCTCACCGCGCACACCGCCTACCTCACGGCGCTGCTCACAGGCAGCCGCACCCTGCCCCCGAACACGGCACGCCGGCCGCGCGGATCGTGACGACCAGGCCGACGGCTTCCCGCATTTGCCGACGTCACGGTCCTCTGAAAGCAGGCTCTCGGGTGAACGCCGTCGCCCCCCTGGAGGGCATCCGATTGGCGACCGTCGACGGCCTCAAACCGTACGGACGTCCTGAAAATTCGAGCCCAGCTCCGCGAACCGGCCGCACTCAGCTCGACGCCGTACCCCTCGCCACCATCCAGGAAGGGCTGTCAGTCGGCCGCACCACGGCGCGAGCTGCGCACCGCCGCGCTCGGCCTCATCCAGGGCGGTTACCGCCCCTGATACCCCCGCGATACCAGAACTGCGGAGGGCGGCGCCCCACCCAGGGTGCTGCCCTCCGCCGCGTCCAGACCCACCGTCGCCCCGATGCCCCCACCAACGCCGCTCCCCACCCACCGGCTCTTCCTCGAGGTTTCCCGCGGATCCGCCCTCCGGCTGCGCCTGGCCCGGCACCGACGGCTGCCCGAGCACCGGACGCTCCGGCGCCGGCATTAACGCCCTCAGCCCGCTCAAGGTCCGCGATGTGCCCCCCGCGCCGCCAGCTGCTCTCACAGTGCTGCCCCTCGGCCTGGGCCACGGCCAGGGGGTGCTCGTGCCGTACACGCTCAAGCTCGGCCCTCAGCGCTGCCGCGCCCTGCATCTTGGCTGCCCCTTGCCCAGGGGCTCCGGGAGTTGTCTTGTCGGACGGGAGGGTGCGTGGAGGGGGAGGCCCGCGGCGAGCAGGTCGTCGACCTGGTGCGCGGGTTCAGGCGGTGATGCCGAAGTGGTGGAGCCACCACAGTCCGGTGTTGGTGACGCGGGTGGTGGTCAGGAGGTGGATTCCCAGGGCGAGTGCCAGCAGCGAGGCGAACAGCGCCCACCGGTGAATCTTGAGGGTCAGGGGCCGGTGATCGCCCGTGAGGCCGCCCGTCATGACGGCGATGACCGTCAGGATCGCGTAGCCGATCAGAGTGAAGAGGAGGCTGGCGGTGGAGAGGAGGACGATGCCTGTCAGTGACGGACCGTTTTTGGATCCGCAGGCGGCGGCGAGGGCGGCGCAGTTCAGGAGGACGAGGAGGGGCGCACCGGTGCTGGCGAGCATGCTGATGGTCGCGAAGAGCGGCTCGAGCGGCCAGATCAGGCGAACGCGCCGCTTGTCCTGCGGCGCCGGAGTGATCGGATCCTTCGGCGTCGGGGCAGGCACCTCCGCCGGTCGGCTCCCCGGCTTCTTCTCCGGGGCGCTGCGTGAAGCACGGGCTGTTCCCGTCCCGCGGGAAGCTGTCGCGGTGTGTCCGGCACTCTGCGAGGCCACCACACGGTTGAGCTCCATCGACTCACCGGGAACGGTCTTCTCCTCAAGGAGCCGGGCCAGCTGGCCGCGCAGGGCCTTGACCTCTCGGCGTAGCTGCTGGAGCTCATCCTCCCGACGCTCCGCTTCTTCCTCCTTGCGTTCCAGGTCTGCGTTCATGCTGCGTACGAGCTTCCCCGCGTCCGCCAGCAGCTTGTTCTTCTCCCGCAACTCCCGCTGCAGCTGGTCCCGTTCGCCCTCAAGTTCTTGCCTGAGCTGCTTCTCCTGGGCGAGTTCCTTCCTGATCTCCTCGTTGAGTTCTTCCAGGCCCTCGTCAAGCTCGGCCAGTCGTTGCGCGGTATCGGCTCGCATCCCTTCCAGAGCCTCCTGCACCACGGCGTTCTGAGTGGCCAGGGCCGTCTCCTCCGCGGCCGCGAGCTGCTTCTTCAGCTGCTCGATCTCCTCTTGCGCCCGGCGCAGCCTGGCCCTAGGCGTCTGGGCTGCCTGAGCGTTCTTTCGTAGACGGTGCAGCTCCGCGTGCGCCTCCGGGGACAGCGGATGCCCGTGATCGGAGACGAACACCGCCAGTATGTCCACGAATCTCTCGGGAGCGACCTTTTTTCCGCTGAGATAGCGGCTCGCTATGCCGGCGCTGACATTCGCCTTCGTAGCAAGCTGGCCCTGCGTGACATCAGGACTGTCGTGGACGGGCTGAAACGCCGCTTTGAGAGCCCTGCCGTACAGGCGGGCCTCTCTGCTGACCGACTCCGTACTCACATGCGCCCCCTCGCTCCAGGCTTGCATGATGCCGCCTGCTGCCAGCTCACCGCACGG
The DNA window shown above is from Streptomyces sp. Alt3 and carries:
- a CDS encoding dTMP kinase; its protein translation is MTIPFLPPLSALGAIQRVLLVTLLTPAVLLALTAAVPALIVLPFLPGGTDRAIALLTAHTAYLTALLTGSRTLPPNTARRPRGS